The region GCCTCCAGCAGGTTGATCAGAAAGCCGTTGATGGCTCCAGTCACGGCCCGGCTCTGGTGGGAGATGACGTGCAGCTCCATGCCCACGGGACGCATGGATTCAAGCTCGTGAAAACGCTGGTCCAGGGATTCGCCCATGTCGACCACGTTGCCGCCAAGGACGGTGGAGACGGCCAGCCCGATGGCGGGCTTGCCGTCGTAGCGCAGGATCGTATCCGGCGGAGCGATGTAGTCGCGTTTGATGTCGGCCACGTCGCGCAGATAGACAGTGCTGTCCGACCCCATGCCCTTGATGAGCAGCCCGCCGATGTCCTGCTCGGACTTGAATTCGCCCGTGGGGCTGATGGGTATATACTCGACCCCGAGCGGCAGATGCCCCCCGCTGGCCGGAATGTTCTTGGCCTTCAGGGCATTGCTGATGTCTGACGGAGATACTCCGAACTGGGACATCTTTTCGCGACGCATCTCGATGTAGATGGCTTCCTTCTGCACGCCGTAGAGGTTGATCCGCTTCACGTCCTTGGCCTTCAGAAGCTCGCGTTGCAGAAACTTGGCGTACTCGTAAACTTCGCGCGGCGTGTAGCCCTCTCCGGTGATGGCCAGGAAGACGCCGTAAACATCGCCGAAATCGTCATTGACGATGGACGGTCCGGCTCCGGGCGGGAGACTGCGCTGCGCGTCGGAAACCTTGCGTCGCAGCTCGTCCCAGACCTGAGGCAGGGTGGCCTTGTCGAAATTGTCCTTCATCGTGACCTGCACGATGGACAAGTCCCGCGAGGACCGCGAATCGACCCGCTCCAGTTGGCCCATCTCCTGGCAGGCCTTCTCGATCACGTTGCTGACCTCTTCTTCCACCTGCTCCGCCGAGGCCCCCGGATACGGAGTGATGATGACCGCCTCCTTGATGGTGAACTCGGGATCCTCAAGCCTGCTCAGGTTGTTGAAGGAATACCATCCGACCACGAGAAAAAGAACGGTCATCACCCAGCTGATGACGCTCTTGCGTATGCTCCACTCCGCGATATTCATCATCGTTCTCCCGGCCGGTTTCAGAAGGTTCCATCAAACGGCTTGACCCGCATCCCGTCCCGCAGCCGACTGGCCCCGCTGACAGCCACGACGTCTCCGGCCCTTAGCCCTTCGGCTATGCGGATGCCCGCCTCCCCGGCCACCCCACCCGTGACGACCTTGCGGCGCTGCACCGCCATCGTGTCCGGCTCGACCACCCAGACGTGAGCCACGCCCCGTTCGTCGGAGAAAACGGCCACGGCGGGGACGACGAACCGTCCGTCACCGTTGACGCCCTCCCGGGACGAACCGACGATCATGGCGGTCATGCCGGGCAGGATGGAGACGTCGTCTGGTTTCTTCATCTCGAAGACGACTTGGAAGGTCTGGGTTTTAGGGTCGGCCCGGGTGGAGAATTCCTTGACGGCAAGCGCATACTCCTTGCCCGGCAGCGCGGCGAACTCGGCCATGACCGGGGCCTCCTTGCCGGTTCTTTCGGAAGGCTCGTTTATGCGGGCGACCACGCTCTCCGGCAGATCGACCAGAATTTCCAGCGCCGAGATGTCGTCCAGGCTGACGATGGGCTCCTTGGCCTGCACCTCCTGAAAATTTTCCACGTGCCGCCTGGAAACGATGCCCGAAAAAGGCGCGCGCAGGGTCGTGTCGCCGAGCTTGTCCCGGGCCGCATCCACTGCGGCCTGGGCGGACTCCATCTCGGCCGAGGCCCGGTCCTTGGCCTCCCGCCTCTTGACTACCATGCTCTCGCTGGTCGCGCCGGGGTCCTGCTTGCGGATGCGCAGGATGCGCTCGTATTCGCTCGTGGCGCTCTCAAGGGCCGCGCGCACATTGCCGAGCTGGCCCTGGGCGTTGCGCAGGCTGTTCTCGAAATCGCGCTGATCCAGCTGGGCCAGAATCTGCCCTTCCTTGACCTCCTGC is a window of Desulfomicrobium macestii DNA encoding:
- a CDS encoding efflux RND transporter periplasmic adaptor subunit, with amino-acid sequence MLTVGESSEVMQRKFPGMVRASKRAELAFQVSGTLTQLPVGEGQEVKEGQILAQLDQRDFENSLRNAQGQLGNVRAALESATSEYERILRIRKQDPGATSESMVVKRREAKDRASAEMESAQAAVDAARDKLGDTTLRAPFSGIVSRRHVENFQEVQAKEPIVSLDDISALEILVDLPESVVARINEPSERTGKEAPVMAEFAALPGKEYALAVKEFSTRADPKTQTFQVVFEMKKPDDVSILPGMTAMIVGSSREGVNGDGRFVVPAVAVFSDERGVAHVWVVEPDTMAVQRRKVVTGGVAGEAGIRIAEGLRAGDVVAVSGASRLRDGMRVKPFDGTF